The following coding sequences lie in one Panicum virgatum strain AP13 chromosome 6N, P.virgatum_v5, whole genome shotgun sequence genomic window:
- the LOC120680012 gene encoding NDR1/HIN1-like protein 10 has product MGKAASTVSSLLCCPCRCLFCGVLSCLLSVLTCVLFSAGLVALILYLLFRPHIIRATAVSADLSAFTLTPRTWILLYNLSLAVQLHNPNSRIALHYLDVAARAYYEGQPLADARLPDLFQGTGETSSLKPQLAGDAPLVGGVAAAGFRREAAEGATFSLDVKISAHIKLSLWVITVPGPKTQIDCPVRIQRRNATDDDRPPPEFHPTECRVWF; this is encoded by the coding sequence ATGGGCAAGGCCGCCAGCACGGTGTCGTCGCTGCTCTGCTGCCCCTGCCGGTGCCTCTTCTGCGGCGTGCTCAGCTGCCTCCTGAGCGTCCTCACCTGCGTCCTGTTCAGCGCCGGCCTCGTCGCCCTCATCCTCTACCTCCTCTTCCGCCCCCACATCatccgcgccaccgccgtctcCGCCGACCTCTCCGCCTTCACCCTCACCCCGCGGACATGGATCCTCCTCTACAACCTCTCCCTCGCCGTCCAGCTCCACAACCCAAACAGCCGCATCGCCCTCCACTACCTCGAcgtcgccgcgcgcgcctaCTACGAGGGCCAGCCGCTCGCCGACGCCCGCCTGCCCGACCTCTTCCAGGGCACCGGGGAGACCAGCTCGCTCAAgccgcagctcgccggcgacgccccgCTCGTCggaggcgtcgccgccgccggattccGGAGGGAGGCCGCCGAGGGCGCCACCTTCTCCCTCGACGTCAAGATCAGCGCCCACATCAAGCTCAGCCTCTGGGTCATCACCGTGCCGGGGCCCAAGACCCAGATCGACTGCCCCGTCAGGATCCAGAGACGGAACGCCACTGACGACGACCGCCCGCCGCCCGAGTTCCATCCCACAGAATGCAGGGTCTGGTTCTGA
- the LOC120680011 gene encoding transcription repressor OFP13-like, with product MVKKKQQLPVGGLTSLFSSSNKQPSHSSSSSMSSFSSSSSSSAWQWASCGLHPRTLSFRQQQQEEEVEEEEDDANGHGCQNQHVDNDSHMALTKQQQAYYCKTINSCFSPNSLASIDSFSSMASSDAAAEAEAVIRAVRSDRLLFEPEEASSFKPIIIKDTTTMTMSKQQAAFGGATAMSVESQNPYRDFRESMEAMVISQGGVRDWCWLEEMLGWYLRANGKSTHELIVGAFVDLLVALSTATSPTDSSSSPATPATDNCSSSTDCSCSCSSL from the coding sequence ATGGtgaagaagaagcagcagctTCCTGTTGGTGGCCTCACCTCTCTCTTCAGCAGCAGCAATAAGCAGCCGTCCCACTCCTCCTCTTCGTCCATgtcgtccttctcctcctcctcctcctcctccgcgtggCAATGGGCCTCCTGCGGCCTGCACCCAAGAACTCTCTCCttcaggcagcagcagcaggaggaggaagtggaggaggaggaggatgacgcCAATGGCCATGGCTGCCAGAACCAGCATGTTGACAATGACAGCCATATGGCGCtgacgaagcagcagcaggctTATTATTGCAAGACCATCAACTCATGCTTCTCCCCCAACTCCTTGGCCTCCATTGACAGCTTCTCATCAATGGCGTCATCCGATGCTGCTGCCGAGGCAGAGGCCGTCATCCGCGCGGTGCGCTCGGATCGCCTCCTCTTCGAGCCCGAGGAGGCGTCCTCTTTCAAGCCGATCATCATCAAGGACACCACCACAATGACCATGAGCAAGCAGCAGGCGGCGTTCGGTGGCGCCACGGCCATGTCGGTGGAGTCCCAGAACCCGTACCGCGACTTCCGGGAGTCGATGGAGGCCATGGTGATTAGCCAGGGGGGCGTCAGGGACTGGTGCTGGCTGGAGGAGATGCTGGGGTGGTACCTGAGGGCAAACGGCAAGAGCACGCACGAGCTCATCGTCGGCGCCTTCGTGGACCTGCTCGTGGCGCTCAGCACCGCCACCTCACCTACAGATTCGTCGTCGTCCCCGGCCACCCCTGCTACTGATAACTGCTCCTCATCCACCGATTGTTCTTGCTCTTGCTCCTCCTTGTAG